A stretch of DNA from Rathayibacter sp. VKM Ac-2762:
GCGGCGGGCCAGGTCCTCGCGCAGCTTCTCCAGCCGCGCCTTCGAGGCCTCGTCCTTCTCCTTCTTCAGCGCCAGCTCCTCGAGCCTCAGCCGGTCGACGGAGCGGCGCAGCTCGTCGATCTCGACGGGAGCGGAGTCGATCTCCATGCGCAGCCGCGACGCGGCCTCGTCGATCAGGTCGATCGCCTTGTCCGGCAGCTGGCGGGAGGTGATGTAGCGGTTCGAGAGCGACGCGGCGGCGACCAGGGCGGAGTCGGCGATCGCCACCTTGTGGTGCGCCTCGTAGCGCTCCTTCAGCCCGCGGAGGATCGCCACGGTGTCCTCGACGGTCGGCTCGCCGACGAAGACCTGCTGGAAGCGGCGCTCGAGAGCGGCGTCCTTCTCGATGTACTGGCGGTACTCGTCGAGCGTCGTCGCGCCGATCATCCGCAGCTCGCCGCGCGCCAGCATGGGCTTGAGCATGTTCGCGGCCGCCACCGATCCCTCGCCGCCGCCCGCGCCCATCAGCGTGTGCAGCTCGTCGATGAAGGTGATGATCCGGCCGTCGGACTCCTCGATCTCCTGGAGCACGGCCTTCAGCCGCTCCTCGAACTCGCCGCGGTACTTCGCTCCGGCGATCAGGGCCGAGAGGTCGAGGCTGACGAGCTGCTTGCCCTTGAGGCTCTCGGCGACGTCGCCCGCGACGATCCGCTGCGCGAGCCCCTCGACGACGGCGGTCTTGCCGACGCCGGGCTCGCCGATGAGGACGGGGTTGTTCTTGGTGCGGCGCGTGAGCACCTGGCTGACGCGCCGGATCTCGGCGTCCCTCCCGATCACCGGGTCGAGCTTGCCGCTCGCCGCGATGGCGGTCAGGTTGACGCCGTACTGCTCGAGTGCGGACTTCTCGTCCTGCTGGGGCATCCGACCGGCCTGCATGATGGTGGTCTCCTCCGTGGCTCGAAAGTTGAGTTCGACGGACTCAACTTTACTCCCGCGACGGCTCCGGCGGTCAGGCCGTCAGAAGATCGCTGTCGCGGCCCTGGAGCGTCTCGAGCGCGTTCCGGAGGATCGAGCGCAGCCGGAACTCGTCGATCCCGGTCAGCGCCGAGATCTCGGCCTGCGAGAAGCCGCCGGCCGCAGCCAGCAGCAGGAGCTCGCGGTCCGGGCAGTCGAGGGCGAGCAGGCCGCTGCCGAGCGGACGCCGGGCGAGCTCGTGCGCGGACCCGAGGGTCTCGCAGAGGACCTCGAGCACCCAGAGCACGGGCTCCGGCGAGCGGGCGCCCTCGCGGGAGCGGCGCCAGACGGCGGTGAAGACGTCGGTGCAGAGCCGGTCGCGGCCGGCCGGGTCGGCCTGGACCGTGCCGACGCACGCCGAGACGAGGCCGCCGAAGCGATCGACGAGCTCTCCCAGAGCGGAGGCGTCCCCCGTGGCGGAGCGGGTCAGCAGACGGGCGGCGTCCTGCGTCAGCGGCGGACGCACCCGTCCACCGGTCGCGTCCTCGCCTCCAGCACTCACAGGCCCCAGCGTGTCACCGACTCCGGGACGGCGGGACCAGTTGCGCGGAAGGGGGGTGACAGGTATGGAGCGGATCCGCTATCCGACATCAGAGGCGCGGCCAGCGCGCGCGGGCGAAGCAGAAGAGCCCGTAGGCGATGAGCCCGACCGCGACGAAGCCGAGGAGGAGCACGCCCGCCGGCAGCTCCACGAGCGACTTCAGCGCCTCGTCGAGCCCGCCCGCCTGCTCCGGATCATGGGTGACGGCGGCGACGATCAGCAGCACGCCGAGAGCGCCGAGGACCACGCCCTTGGCGACGTAGCCGGCGACGCCGAGCACGGTGACGACGGTGCCCGCCGTACCGCCCGGCTCCGCGACGTTCTCGAGGAACTTCCTGCTCGCTCCGCGGTACACGAAGACGCCGCCGACCGCGAGGACGGCCAGTCCCGCGATCACGAGCAGCACGACTCCGCCCGGCGCCGAGAGCACCTGCGCGCTCGCGCTCTCGGACGACTCGGACGAGCTCGACCCGCCGCCCGTTGCGAACTTCAGCGCCGTCACGCCGAGGGCGCCGTAGACGACGGCCTTGCCCGCCTCCTTCAGCCGGCTGCCCCAGGTCTTCAGGGCGCTCTCGCGCGGGCGGACGAGGAACGCCTCGAGCAGCCCCCAGAGCGCCAGGCCGAAGAGGCCGACCGTGCAGATCCAGAGGATCACCAGACCGCCGGGCTGCGCCGCGAGGGCGCCGAGAGCACCGCTCTGGTCGGCCTCGCCTCCGCCGCCGCGGGCCACGCCGAGGGCGATCACTCCGATCAGGAGGTGGACGAGGCCGTTCGCCGCGAAGCCGCCGCGGGCGAGGGTCCGCACCGCCCGGGAGTCCTGGATGTCGTCGGCGGTGCGCTGGGCGTCGGCGGTGCTCGGAGTGTTCACAGGGTGGACGCTACGCGTTTCCACACCCCCGCGCCCGGCGCTCCGCCGTTCGGAGGTGCTCCCGGAGCCGGTTCTCCACACCTTTCCACAGGGTTGTCCACAGCTGTGGAATCGCTAGAGGGACGAGTGGATCACACGTCGACGGCGCGGACGAGTCCGTCCTGCACGCCTCCCAGCCAGTCGTAGACGCTGCGGATCGCGGCCGCGCTCCCCTCCTCCGGGACGACGTCGTCGGTGTCGTCGATGCCGAGCCGCACGGCCAGAGCGAGCCGCATGTCGGTCAGTGCGCGGAGCCAGGCGATCGCCTGCGGCTCCTCGAGACGGACCGCGACCTCGCCCAGCCCCTCGAAGATCCGGCCGTGACTCGTGCCGTCGCCGGCGTCGAGGGCCGCCGTGACGGCGCGGGCGTCGTCCATCTTGCGGGCGGCGAGGTCCGGAGCGGTGAAGCGGCGGAACTCGTCGGCCGCCTCGGCGTCGTCGCGGTAGGCGTCGGGCAGGAGGCGCGCGAGCGCTGGATCGGAGCGGGCCTCCTCCGAGGACGCCCCGCGGTCGAGCAGCTCGAGCATCTCGCCGGCCAGATGGCGGAGGATCCCGGCCTCCTCGCGGTCGAAACGGGCGACGGCCGCTCCGGAGGAGTCGCGGCGGAACGCGCGCATCAGCCGAGTCCTCGGATGCCGCGAGCGGGGTGCTCCCCGGTCTCCGCGGCCGCGGGGCGCAGCGGGGCGCTCACGCGTCGGCCTTCTGCAGCGTCGCCCACAGGCCGTAGCCGTGCATCGCCTCCACGTGCCGCTCCATCTCCTCGCGGTTGCCGGTCGCGACGACCGCGCGCCCCTCGGTGTGCACCTGCAGCATCAGCCGCTCCGCCTCGGCCCGGCCGAAGCCGAAGTAGCTGCGGAAGACGTACGAGACGTACGACATCAGGTTGACCGGATCGTCCCAGACCAGCACGATCCACGGGACCTCGGCCGCCGAGCGGGTCGCCAGGCGCTCGTCCGCGCGCTCGATCGTGTCCGCCATCCCTCCAGCGTAGGCCGCGGCGCGGGCGGACGCCCGGGCGCGCGGCCCGGAGCGCGCCGCCCGCAGCCCGCGAGTGTCCAGGAGTCGTCGCACTCGGCGCGGGGGCACGAGGACGGGGACCGCGAGAAGCCAGGAGTCGTCGCTGATTCGGCTGCAGCAGCGCCGCCCGCTACGCCGACAGGCGCGGCAGGACCTCCCGGGCGAAGAAGTCGAGGTGGTCGAGGTCCTGCAGGTCCATGAACTGCAGGTAGACGCGCTCGCAGCCGGCCTCGCGGAGGGACTCGAGGCGGTCGACCGCCTCGTCGACGCCGCCGGCCACTCCGTGCTCGCGCAGCTCGGCGGGCTCGCGGCCGATCGCCGCGGCACGGCGCGTGAACTCCGCCTCGTCGCCTCCGCCGACCGCGATCAGCGCGACCGAGTGCACGAGCGACGAGGGCTCGCGCCCGATCGCCCGGCACGCCTCGTCGACGCGCTCGAAGGCCCCCGGGATCGCGTCGAACTCGGGGAAGGGCAGGTTGAACTCGCTCGCGAACCGCGCCGCGAGCGCCGGGGTCCGCTTGGGGCCGCCGCCACCGACGATCACCGGCAGCGGCAGGCGGGCGGGCTTGGGCAGGGCCGGGGAGTCGGTCAGCGTGTAGTGCTCGCCGGCGAAGGAGTAGCGCTCGCCGACCGGCGTCGACCACAGGCCGGTCACGATCTCGAGCTGCTCCTCGAGGAGGTCGAAGCGGCGCGGAGGGAAGGGGATGCCGTACGCGGCGTGCTCCTCCTCGAACCAGCCGGTGCCGAGGCCGAGCTCGGCACGGCCCCCGGACATCGCGTCGACCTGGGCGACCTGGATCGCGAGGATCCCCGGCGGCCGGTAGGTGACGGAGGAGACGAGGGTGCCGAGCGCGATCCGCTCGGTCTCGCGGGCGAGGCCGGCGAGCGTCGTCCACGCGTCGGACGGGCCCACGCCGGGATCGCCGTCCCCCATCCGGAGGTAGTGGTCGGAGCGGAAGAAGCCGTCGTAGCCGAGGCTCTCGGCGGCCTGCGCGACGGCGAGGAGGTCCTCGTAGCTCGCGCCCTGCTGGGGTTCGGTGAACACTCTGAACTGCACGGGTCCAGCCTCCCGCACCGGGGCCGGATCATGCCAGCCCGGCTCCCCCGGCCGGGGCCGCCGACGGGCCCCCGTGTACCGTGGACGGTTGCCGCCGACGAGAGGACCCCATGTCCGAGCACCCGTCCTCCCCGGACACCGCCCCCGCCACCGCGGGCACGACCGCCCCTCCGCACCGCCTCGCGCGGTGGGTCTTCTGGCCCGCCGCCGTCCTCACGCTGTCGATCGCGGCCTTCGCGATCCTCGCGCCCGACGCCGCGACCTCCGTGTTCTCGACACTGCAGACCACGGTCGTCAACACGTTCAGCTGGTACTACGTGCTGATCGCCGCGGTCTTCGTGGCCTTCGCCATCTGGATGGGCGTGAGCCGCTTCGGCGACATCAAGCTCGGCGCCGACGACGACGAGCCCGAGTTCTCGATGCTCGCCTGGATCTCGCTCCTGTTCGCCGCCGGCATGGGCATCGGCCTCGTCTTCTACGGCGTCGCGGAGCCGCTCACCCACTTCGCCACTCCGCGCCCGGGCGTCACCGGCACCGAGACGCAGCTCGCGCAGAGCGCGATCTCGCAGACCTACCTGCACTGGGGCGTCCACGCCTGGTCCATCTACGTGGTGGTCGGCCTCGCCCTCGCGTACGCGATCCACCGCCGCAAGCGGCCGGTGTCGATCCGCTGGGCGCTGGAGCCGCTGCTGGGCCGCCGGGTCCGCGGCGGCTGGGGCAACGCGATCGACGTGGTCGCCCTGGTCGGCACCATGTTCGGAGTCGCGACCTCGCTCGGGCTGGGCGTCACCCAGATCTCGGCGGGCCTGGAGGCGAGCGGCATCGTGGAGTCGTCGCTCACCGTGCAGATCGTGGTCATCGCCGTCGTCACGGGCCTGACCGTCTTCTCGCTGATCTCGGGCGTGGGCAAGGGCATGAAGTGGCTCTCGACCGGCAACCTGCTGCTCGCCGCCGCGCTCCTCGTCTTCGTGCTCGTCGCCGGCCCGACCCAGTTCCTCCTCCGCGAGTTCGTGCAGTCGCTCGGCAACTACCTGCAGAACTTCATCGGCCTGACCTTCACGGTCAGCGCCTACGCCGGCCGCGAGGGCGAGCAGTGGCAGGCCTCGTGGACCACGTTCTACTGGGGCTGGTGGATGTCGTGGGCGCCGTTCGTCGGCATCTTCATCGCCCGCGTCTCGAAGGGCCGGACGGTCCGCGAGTTCGTCGGCGGCGTGCTGCTCGTGCCGACGATCATGACCTTCCTCTGGTTCAGCGTCCTCGGCGGCACGGCCATCTACCGGGAGCTCTACGGCGACGGCGGCCTCGTCGGCGCCGACGGCTCGGTCGACACGAACCTGGCGCTCTTCTCGATGCTGCAGGGACTGCCCGCGGGCTCGGTGCTGACGATCGGCGCGATCCTCCTGATCGGCGTCTTCTTCGTGACCTCCGCCGACTCCGGAGCGCTGGTCATGGCGATGATCGCGACCGGAGGCCAGGCGGAGCCGCGCAACCCGATCCGCGTGTTCTTCGCCGTCGCGACCGCGCTGCTCGCCCTGTCGCTCCTGGTCGCCGGCGGCCTCGACGCCCTGCAGACCGCGGCGATCCTCTCGGCCCTGCCGTTCAGCGTCGTGATGATCCTGATGTGCGTCGCGACGGTGATCGCCTTCCGCCGCGAGATCCGCGCGTACGACAAGGCCCGCCGCAAGGCGTTCGTCGGCGACATCGGCACGTTCTACGGCCTCGAGGTCGAGGATCCGGCGGAGCGCGAGCCCGCCCACCCGATCAAGCGCCTCGCGCACCGCCTGAAGCCGGGGTCGAAGGAGTAGTCGGCTCGGACGAGCCGCAAGGACGGAGGAGCCGGGCGCCGCTGGGCGCCCGGCCGGCCGATCAGCTGGGCGACGGGATGAAGGGGTGCTCCGGCGGGTCCTGGTCGTCGCCGAGGCGGGCGTCGGCGCCCTGGTCGAGCGCCTCGTCGATCGACTCGGGGTCGTCGATCTCGGCCGGGTCCTCCGGCGGGACCGGCAGGGAGTCGCCGTCGGGGCGGGTGGTGTCGGTGACGTCCTCGGGGGCGTCGAAGCCGAAGCTGCTCATGGTTCCCTCTCCGCGGTGCGCCCGGGAGGCGGCGCCGCTGCGGGCAGCCTAGGTCGCGCCCCCGGAGGCGGTCACGGACTTGACGGGGCACCCGAGGGGCCCCGAGGGTCGGCCTGCTCCGGAGGAGCCTCCGCCCCGGCAGCCGTCAGTGCACGTACTCGAGCAGGTCGGCTCCGAGGGTGCGCATGCCCTCCAGCACCGCGAGGCGGTAGTGCAGGGTCGTGTCGTCGAACTGGGTGGCGACCGCGTAGGCGACTCCGGCGCGCGGGCCGCGGAGGACTCCGGCCTCGGCGCGGACGCCGACGTCGGTGCCGGTCGCGTTGACGAGCAGGACGCCGTGGTCGGGGTGGCGGTGGGCGAGCGGGTCGAGCCCGAACGAGGCGGCGACCATCGAGAGGTCGGTGCCGAGCGAGAGCCAGCCGATCACCCGCGAGCTCACGGCGGCGTCGACGATCTCGCCGTTCGCGAGGGTGGCGAGCAGCCAGGTCAGCTCGCGGGCGGAGCCGATCGAGAGCTGCGGCGCGTCGTCCGGGCCGCGCTCGTCGCGCACGACGTCGAGCAGGGCGGTGCGGGAGAGGCCGAGCGCCTCCGCCCGCTCGCGCACGGCATCGAGGCCGACGCGGCGCAGCAGGACGTTGGTCGCGAGGTTGTCGCTGGAGGCACCGACGAGGGCGGCGAGGTCGGCGATCGGCATCGACGGCACCTGGAGGTGCTGCCAGAGCCCGGAGCCCGAGACCGCGTCCGCCGCGGTCCGGTCGACCAGGCGCAGGTTCTCCTGCGGCTCGTTCGCCAGCCGGGCGGCGACCTCGATCAGCAGCACGACGGTGCCGAGGGAGGCGGTGGGCATCGAGACGGAGTCGTCGACCGCGAACAGGGTGCGGCCGGTCGCCAGGTCGACGGCGCGCGCCGAGACGACGACCCCGTCGATCGCGAGACGGCCGAGGGCGTCGAAGCCGCGCTGGAAGTTCTCGCGGTCGCCGCCGCCCTTGTGGCGCCCCCGGCGGTTGCGTCGGCTCTCACGGCGGGTCTCGCTGGTGGGGATCACCACGGGTACGGCCCCTCTACGGGTCGGGAGTGCGGTCGTGCGGAGGGGGACCGGGGTCCTCACGCGCCGGCAGGACGCGCGATCGGCGGACGACCCCGCTGCATCGGTCGGCTCTCGATGCCCGGGGCTCCTCGTCCGTGGTGCGGAGGTGGTCGGCGGCGACTACCAGATGGTGACGCGCTCGCTCGGGGAGAGCCAGAGGGCGTCGCCTTCGGAGACGTCAAAAGTAGCGTAGAACTCGTCGATGTTCCGGACGATCTGGTTGCAGCGGAACTCGGCCGGAGCGTGCGGATCGATGGCGAGGAGGCGGATCGTCTCCTCGTCGCGCGACTTCTGCTGCCAAGCCTGCGCCCAGGAGAGGAAGAAGCGCTCGGCGCCGGTCAGGCCGTCCACGACGGGCGGCTCCTCGCCGTCCAGCGAGAGCAGGTAAGCCTTCCAGGCGATGCCGAGACCGCCGAGGTCGCCGATGTTCTCGCCGATGGTCAGGGCGCCGTTCACGTGGTGCCCGGGCGTGGTCGCGGGAGCGAGCGCGTCGTACTGCGCGATGAGCGCCTTCGTCCGCTCCTCGAACGCGGCCCGGTCCTCCTCGGTCCACCAGTCGGTGAGGCGGCCGTCGCCGTCGAAGCGCGAGCCCTGGTCGTCGAAGCCGTGGCCGATCTCGTGACCGATGACGGCGCCGATCGCTCCGTAGTTCGCGGCGGGGTCGCGGGCCTCGTCGAAGAAGGGGAACTGCAGGATCGCGGCCGGGAAGACGATCTCGTTGAAGCCCGGGTTGTAGTACGCGTTGATCGTCTGCGGGGTCATGAACCACTCGTCGCGGTCGAGCGGGCGGCCGATCTTGCCGAGCTCGCGGGCGAACTCGAACTCGGCCACGCGGCGGGCGTTGCCGAGCAGGTCGGCCGGGTCGATCGAGAGGGCGGAGTAGTCGCGCCAGCGCACCGGGTAGCCGATCTTGGGCGTGAACTTCGCGAGCTTCTCGAGCGCGCGCTCGCGGGTGGCGGGACTCATCCACTCCAGGTCGACGATGGAGCGGCGGTACGCCTCGATGAGGTTCGCGACCAGCACGTCCATCGCGGCCTTCGCCGTCTCGGGGAAGTGGCGGGCGACGTAGGTGCGGCCGACCGCCTCTCCGAGCGAGCCCTCGACGAGCGAGACGGCGCGCTTCCAGCGCTCCCGCTTCTGCGGGGTGCCGGTGAGGGTGCGGCCGTAGAAGTCGAAGTTGGCGTCGACGAAGCCGCTGGACAGGTAGGCCGCGGCTCCGCGGATCACCTGCCAGGACAGCCAGTCGCGCCAGGCCGGGAGCCGGTCCTCGGTGAGCAGGCCCGCGAGACCCTGGAGGAAGCTCGGCTGGCGGACGACCACCTCGGCGAGCGCCCCCTCCGGAGCGCCCATCGCGGTGAGCCAGACGCCGAGGTCGACGCCCGCGGCGAGCTCCTCGACCTCGGACCAGGAGCGGAGGTTGTAGGTCGCCTGGCTGTCGCGGCTGCGGACCTTGTCCCAGTGCGCGGCAGCCAGGTCGGTCTCGAGGGCGACGATGCGCTCGGCGCGGGCCTCGGCGGCGTCGATGCCGGCCAGGGCCAGCATCCGCGCGACGAACGGCG
This window harbors:
- a CDS encoding DUF1206 domain-containing protein encodes the protein MNTPSTADAQRTADDIQDSRAVRTLARGGFAANGLVHLLIGVIALGVARGGGGEADQSGALGALAAQPGGLVILWICTVGLFGLALWGLLEAFLVRPRESALKTWGSRLKEAGKAVVYGALGVTALKFATGGGSSSSESSESASAQVLSAPGGVVLLVIAGLAVLAVGGVFVYRGASRKFLENVAEPGGTAGTVVTVLGVAGYVAKGVVLGALGVLLIVAAVTHDPEQAGGLDEALKSLVELPAGVLLLGFVAVGLIAYGLFCFARARWPRL
- a CDS encoding DUF2017 domain-containing protein, with the translated sequence MRAFRRDSSGAAVARFDREEAGILRHLAGEMLELLDRGASSEEARSDPALARLLPDAYRDDAEAADEFRRFTAPDLAARKMDDARAVTAALDAGDGTSHGRIFEGLGEVAVRLEEPQAIAWLRALTDMRLALAVRLGIDDTDDVVPEEGSAAAIRSVYDWLGGVQDGLVRAVDV
- the clpS gene encoding ATP-dependent Clp protease adapter ClpS, whose amino-acid sequence is MADTIERADERLATRSAAEVPWIVLVWDDPVNLMSYVSYVFRSYFGFGRAEAERLMLQVHTEGRAVVATGNREEMERHVEAMHGYGLWATLQKADA
- a CDS encoding LLM class F420-dependent oxidoreductase, yielding MQFRVFTEPQQGASYEDLLAVAQAAESLGYDGFFRSDHYLRMGDGDPGVGPSDAWTTLAGLARETERIALGTLVSSVTYRPPGILAIQVAQVDAMSGGRAELGLGTGWFEEEHAAYGIPFPPRRFDLLEEQLEIVTGLWSTPVGERYSFAGEHYTLTDSPALPKPARLPLPVIVGGGGPKRTPALAARFASEFNLPFPEFDAIPGAFERVDEACRAIGREPSSLVHSVALIAVGGGDEAEFTRRAAAIGREPAELREHGVAGGVDEAVDRLESLREAGCERVYLQFMDLQDLDHLDFFAREVLPRLSA
- a CDS encoding BCCT family transporter, whose product is MSEHPSSPDTAPATAGTTAPPHRLARWVFWPAAVLTLSIAAFAILAPDAATSVFSTLQTTVVNTFSWYYVLIAAVFVAFAIWMGVSRFGDIKLGADDDEPEFSMLAWISLLFAAGMGIGLVFYGVAEPLTHFATPRPGVTGTETQLAQSAISQTYLHWGVHAWSIYVVVGLALAYAIHRRKRPVSIRWALEPLLGRRVRGGWGNAIDVVALVGTMFGVATSLGLGVTQISAGLEASGIVESSLTVQIVVIAVVTGLTVFSLISGVGKGMKWLSTGNLLLAAALLVFVLVAGPTQFLLREFVQSLGNYLQNFIGLTFTVSAYAGREGEQWQASWTTFYWGWWMSWAPFVGIFIARVSKGRTVREFVGGVLLVPTIMTFLWFSVLGGTAIYRELYGDGGLVGADGSVDTNLALFSMLQGLPAGSVLTIGAILLIGVFFVTSADSGALVMAMIATGGQAEPRNPIRVFFAVATALLALSLLVAGGLDALQTAAILSALPFSVVMILMCVATVIAFRREIRAYDKARRKAFVGDIGTFYGLEVEDPAEREPAHPIKRLAHRLKPGSKE
- a CDS encoding serine hydrolase: MVIPTSETRRESRRNRRGRHKGGGDRENFQRGFDALGRLAIDGVVVSARAVDLATGRTLFAVDDSVSMPTASLGTVVLLIEVAARLANEPQENLRLVDRTAADAVSGSGLWQHLQVPSMPIADLAALVGASSDNLATNVLLRRVGLDAVRERAEALGLSRTALLDVVRDERGPDDAPQLSIGSARELTWLLATLANGEIVDAAVSSRVIGWLSLGTDLSMVAASFGLDPLAHRHPDHGVLLVNATGTDVGVRAEAGVLRGPRAGVAYAVATQFDDTTLHYRLAVLEGMRTLGADLLEYVH
- a CDS encoding M13-type metalloendopeptidase, with translation MTSTTPRSGIDRSELDPATRPQDDLYRHVNGLWIDRTEIPADKARYGSFHVLQEEAEKAVRDIIVEAQTAQHGTEERLFGDLYASFMDEERAEELGAAPIADDLAAVQRVDSIPGLLRAVGAFERTGVPGLFGLFVDNDPGSPERYLVFVNQGGLGLPDESYYREEEFASVREAYTPFVARMLALAGIDAAEARAERIVALETDLAAAHWDKVRSRDSQATYNLRSWSEVEELAAGVDLGVWLTAMGAPEGALAEVVVRQPSFLQGLAGLLTEDRLPAWRDWLSWQVIRGAAAYLSSGFVDANFDFYGRTLTGTPQKRERWKRAVSLVEGSLGEAVGRTYVARHFPETAKAAMDVLVANLIEAYRRSIVDLEWMSPATRERALEKLAKFTPKIGYPVRWRDYSALSIDPADLLGNARRVAEFEFARELGKIGRPLDRDEWFMTPQTINAYYNPGFNEIVFPAAILQFPFFDEARDPAANYGAIGAVIGHEIGHGFDDQGSRFDGDGRLTDWWTEEDRAAFEERTKALIAQYDALAPATTPGHHVNGALTIGENIGDLGGLGIAWKAYLLSLDGEEPPVVDGLTGAERFFLSWAQAWQQKSRDEETIRLLAIDPHAPAEFRCNQIVRNIDEFYATFDVSEGDALWLSPSERVTIW